Proteins from a single region of Methanoculleus taiwanensis:
- a CDS encoding helix-turn-helix domain-containing protein, with product MTRDAEPGTSEEIWGLVDPDRTKKMRRDAIEDGELIEITRMGKDIGIRYPLAVSARAAERLVPFPNIPQDTVTENLWDTLHAFREKALSTAAPELLFSVSLYQNGLVPTLTFKATVSAGDEGEPVITIMTPEENWEEIGGSVPPSAIPAGHPLLTVEEVARMLKFSPRRIRTFIRDERIPAVKCGGSWRVRRSDIERIITDGF from the coding sequence ATGACAAGAGATGCAGAACCAGGAACGTCTGAAGAGATCTGGGGTCTCGTCGACCCCGACCGAACGAAAAAGATGCGCCGGGATGCGATCGAGGACGGCGAGCTGATCGAGATAACCCGGATGGGCAAAGACATCGGTATACGTTACCCCCTTGCTGTATCGGCACGGGCGGCAGAGCGTCTGGTGCCGTTTCCGAACATCCCCCAGGATACGGTCACCGAGAACCTCTGGGATACTCTCCACGCATTCAGGGAAAAAGCGCTCAGTACCGCCGCGCCCGAACTGCTCTTCTCGGTGAGCCTCTACCAGAACGGCCTCGTCCCGACGCTGACGTTCAAAGCGACGGTCTCGGCGGGGGACGAGGGCGAACCGGTCATCACGATCATGACCCCCGAGGAGAACTGGGAAGAGATCGGCGGGAGCGTGCCGCCTTCAGCTATCCCTGCCGGACACCCGCTCCTGACCGTCGAGGAGGTTGCGCGCATGCTGAAGTTCTCCCCCCGGCGTATCCGGACGTTTATCAGGGACGAGAGGATCCCCGCCGTCAAGTGCGGAGGGTCGTGGCGTGTCAGGCGGTCGGATATCGAACGCATCATCACCGACGGGTTCTGA